The region AAATGGGAGACCATTTTCCGCCGTATATCTATACCAAACGCGGGACCTTTTATTTCTCCCGGCGTATTCCCAAGGATGTGCAGGGGCATTTCAACACTGAACGCATCATGTGTTCGCTGAAAACCAAAGCACTCTCTCGGGCTTCACGCCTCGCACAGCGGTTAA is a window of Alphaproteobacteria bacterium LSUCC0684 DNA encoding:
- a CDS encoding DUF6538 domain-containing protein → MGDHFPPYIYTKRGTFYFSRRIPKDVQGHFNTERIMCSLKTKALSRASRLAQRLNEDLEDEWWQIRRRNAETMFSRFLKEQTGPLAPSDFPSLSDLGVINTNTI